ACCACACACGTTCTCAGTCGACGGCGCCGGAGGCGTGAGAAGTAAATATGCATCCAGACGTGTAAAAGCACGACTCCGTTTGTTCGATGGAGGAGAAGAAACACTGAAGGGTTCTACCCTACCTACAGTGGCGAGTCCAGCTCCGGTGTTGGAATGGAGTGCACTGAAACAGAGGTGGAAACATCTCCAAGACCTTCCGTTGCAGCCAAGCGGAGGGAGAGTGGATATTCTGTTGGGGAGTGATCAAGCTCACTTCACGACTGCCCTGGAATCCCGTATCGGCAAGAAGTTCGAGCCAACTGCAATACTTACACGATTGGGTTGGATCGTACGTGGAGTCCTCGGAAGTGGACTCCTGGAAGCAGTAGTTAAGAGCCATGCCATTTTCGCAGCAGACGAGGACGTAGACGTTCTAGTTCAGCAGATGAAACGATTCTGTGACAGTGAAGAATTCGGCACCGAACACCAGATTCCCGGCATGTCCGAGTCGGAGAAACAAGCAGTGCAGAAACTGGAGGCAGGCACCCGAAGATTGGACGTGGGATACGAGGTCCCTATTACGTGGAAAACCGGGGAGCCGAACCTTTCGAATAACCGAAGTCTGGCAGAGAAAAGGATGAAATTTCTGCTACGCCAATTCTACGAAGACCCCATATTTAAAGAAGACTATCGCCAGGCGATGGAGAAGAATTTTAAGATGGGATATGCGGTCTACGTCGAAGATCCATCCGATAGTCAGCCGGAATATTACCTAGCTCATCACGGAGTGAAAAAGGGTAAAAAATGGCGAGTCGTTTTCGACGCCGCAGCAAAATTCAATGGGAGATGTTTGAACAACAGCATCCACAGTGGTCCAGCGCTACAGAATTCGTTAACGTCCGTCATCATCAAATTTCGTGAGGGAGAAATCGCTTGGGCATCCGACGTAGAGGCGATGTTCAGTCGCATTCGTCTTAGGACCGAAGACTCAcgttattttcgttttctgtgGAACCAAAGAGGGGAAACGGAATCGCGAGTATGTGAGATGCGGAGACTACCATTTGGTGCCACCTGTTCCCCATTTATTGCAATCGCCACTACTCGAAGAGCAGCAGCTGATTTTGCCGGACCCTCGTTCGTGTCCAAAGCCATTGAACACAAGATGTACGTGGACGATTATTTGAGTTCAGCGAAGACAATCCACCTTGCCATTCAAGAAGCGACTGAAGTTCAAGAGGCGTTGACGGCAGGTGATCTACATCTCCAAGGATAGATCTCAAATTCCGTTGAGTTCTTGAACCTGCTGTCCGTCGACGTCAAAGCTAGTCTCATTGAAGAACGTTCCCTTGACGGAGATCATGAAGAAAAGGTGCTTGGGGTGTACTGGAATCCTACTACCGACGTACTCACTTTTAAAGTGAGTGGCTTGGATACGGTGTTCCTTACGCGAGTTGGATTAGCCAGCAAAACGGTGAGCTTATTCGATCCGCAGGGGATGGCCGCTCCCATGACACTAAAGGCGGAGTTGAAACTCCGAGAGCTTCAGATCCAAGGGCTTCAATGGACCGACGAGGTGACCGGAGAGGCAGAGCATTGGTGGAAGAAATGGTTCGAGACATTGAAGCAGCTCAACGACTTAGAGATTCCACGTTGTCTATTCGAGAGGGAAGATTTCATCGTTCGGACGGAGTTACACAGTTTCAGAGACGCTTCAGAAGAGGCGTACGCTGCAGTGGTTTACCTGAGAAACGTGTACGTCGATGGAACGGTGTTAGTCCGACATGTAGGAGCGTCGACGAAGCTGGCTCCGAAAAAGACGATTTCCATCCCTAAACTCGAATTGAACGCAGCCTTGCTGGCGGCTAGATTGGTGCGTACCGTACAAACGGCTCTCACTCGTACCATTCACGCACGTTATTTGTGGACGGACAGCAGTACCGTTAGAAACCGGATAAGAGCAACTGCATCCAAATACCAAGTGTACGTCAGTCACCGTATAGGCGAGATTCAAACGTTGACAGAGCCACAGGAGTGGAGGTTTCTGCCAGGTCGTATTAATCCGGCAGACGTTGCGACCCGTTCCACGCTCCGAGAAGAGATCTTTCCGTCTTACTGGTGGTGTGGCGTAGAATTCCTACAACATCCCGAAGATCGTTGGCCAGCTGATCTGCCCTGGATGGTGGAGGTTGAAGAGATTCGGCCGGTTCGTGCTAACGTGGTCCAGTGCGAATCGTCGGCGCTGGACTGGGAGAAGATGAAGATTACAGTTGAGGATATCCCAGCGTTGGTGAAGCAGCAAGACCCCTTCCTCGAACTTGTACGACGGTGTCAAGAGGAGGTGTATTCTGCTGAGCTTAGTTGTCTACAGAAGGGAAAGTGGATCCCTTCCACCTCAAGTCTGTTAACGTTATCACCGATACTCGGAAAGGACGGATTAATTCGGCTAGGGGGTAGAGCTGGACGCGCTCAACTGCCTTACGAAGAAATTCATCCTCCTGTACTCCCAGCAGGACATAAGTTTACCGTGAACGTTGTCAGGGCTTTCCACTTGATGCTCAAACACGTCGGGACTGACTACCAAATAAGTTTCATTAGACAACACTTTTGGATTCCCCGCGGTCGGGAATTagtcaagaagaagaaggtaaTGCACCGTTTGTCGAAGAGAGCGAGCCAAACCGGGTGAGCAGTTCATGGCGGAACTTCACGGATCACGTTTGGAAGCAGGAACCCCGCCTTTCACCCGAACAGCTTGCGATCTGTTCGGTCCACTGGACGTAGGCCTGTCTAGAAATAGAACCGCCAAAAGATGGGGAGTTCTATTTACGTGCCTGGTAACCCACGCCGTTTATTTGGAGTTGGTGACGTCTTTATCTTCAGATGATTTCCTCCTCATCTTACGTCGATTCATTGGTCTGTATGGTCAACCCGGAGTTTTCCATACTGACAACGGGACCAATTTCGTAGGAGCAGAACGTGAACTGAGAGAAGCAGCTGAAGCCTTATTCGCCGATCCAAAGTTAGCAGATTTCATCCGGAGCAAGCCGATGGAATGGAAATTCCAACCTCCCAGAACGCCACACTTCGGCGGTGCTCACGAATCCCTCGTTAAATCGACTAAAAGGGCACTCTACCGAGCGTTAGATTCAGAGAAATTGAAGTTGCAGTATCCGTCTGAAGAAACGTTACGTACTTTATTATATGAAGTAGCCGGCTTATTGAATGGGCGACCGCTGACAGCCGCGAGCAATGATCCAGCCGATTTCTGACCGTTAACTCCGGCCGACTTTCTGAACCGGGTCAACACGGCGTGCCCACCCGTCGGCCACTTTGAGGATGCCCTACCTCGAGAGAGATACAGATACTTGCAACGTGTACTCAATCTGTTTTGGGACATTTGGAAGAAAGTTTATTTGCAGTCTTTGGTTTCCCGTTCCAAATGGAAGAACCCGAAACCTAATTTCGCTGTTGGAGATGTGGTACTCGAAATCGACAGCTCTTTGAGAAGAAGCCCGTGAAATCTTGGAAGGGTTACGAAAACCTATCCCGGAGCTGACGGATTAGTTCGTGTCGTGGACGTTCAATTTGAGAGAGGCCTATTTCGACGAGGAATTGGACAGCTAGCTCTGCTGGAGCCCGGCTTATCCGCTGGATCGCCCTAACGACCCATCCGATTCGGGGGAGTATGGTCTGGCGACGATGCTTCCATTTCCCGCATGTTCTTTCCGCGTTTTAGTATTGTAGTGTATTGAACTTGTATGACATGTAATGGCGTCAGTTAGTCTGAGACGAGAGTCAGAAGAGTAAGCTGGAAGTCAGCAGTTAGACACGAGTCAGTCCCTATGTTTTGTACGCCCACGTTGAGTCCTTTTCCCTAGTACTACTGTAACCTGGTGCTATTTTCCAGCCTCGAAGTGAGGTTAGCTTCCCTTTTGTAAACGTATCTATTTTCCTGTACGTGTTGCGTCGAGACCTCGAAGTGAGGTGCCCTCCATTTCCTTTGTCATTTCATCCTCATTCCCCCTCACCCATTGTCCGAGAATACAATCATATCCTTGGCGATTAGACCGGTCTCTTACTCCCGAACTATTGAACAATGCGTATCCAAGCCTATGGCAACGACTGGGATGGCAACCGCCTTGGCCTTCTCTTCCTCACCCCTTTCTTGTATAGGGCAATGCGATAGGGCATCTGCGTCCTCGTGCAAGCTTTCTTTCTTGTAATGGATGGAAATGTCGTACTCTTGCAACGAAAAACTCCATCTCTCAAACCGGCCGCTTAGCTCTTGCTTGGTCATCAGCCAACATAAGGCATGATGATCGGTTTTTACCACAATTTTCGTACCCCAAATGTATGGCCGAAACTTCTTTACAGCCCATACAATGGCGAGGCACTCTTTTTCGAAAAACCGTTCCGTTCCGGCTCTCCCCAACGAAAACCCCCTTTACCTTCCATTACCGTAAGCGAGTACGCCACCTGGGTGAAGTTCGGAACAAACTTGTGGTAAAATGAGAAAAGGCCTACAAAGCTCTTCACCCACTTCCTCTTTGCCTTTTCATTGGCATTAAGGTTCGGCCCCGGGAACGTTTCAATAGCCTTACAGTGCTCCGGATAAGGTTCGATTCCGGCCTTGCTTACCATGTGACCCAGCATCCGTACACGCTCGGTCCCGAAGGcacatttttccatcttcagctTTAAATTAGCCTTTCGGAAGCACGACAAGACTTTTCCTAGTCTCTCCAAATGCTCTTTGGCATCTTTTCCAAAGATGACCACGTTATCCATGTAGACCAGGTAATCAGTCCACTGCAATCCTGCCAACATCATATCCGTTAGCCGTTGGATTGTGCTCAGAGCTGAGCATAGCCCAAACAGCATTACGCGAAACTGGTACAAGCCATCTGGTGTAACGAAAGCTGTCTTCGGCTTATCAGCTTCCGCGACTGGCACCTGCAATCCCTTCAAATCCCTAAATAGCGTTCACGGTAGTAGTTTATGTGGGAAAGGGGCGGAGCTTGGCAAGTCATTTTTTAGTATTCGGGACAATACCGTCCAAACGGCTCAAAAAAACCGTGACCGTGCCCCCCAGGTGATGACCGCCTATCAAATCTCTATctaaattatttataaaactagttattttttttgtcccgGAAAGATTGCGCGTTTTGAAAATAAGGCGAAAAAGAGGCATGTTTCATGAGTGGTGAGTGGAAAGCGTCAATCGTCTTGATCGATACGATTGTTAACATCTGCCGCAATGAAATTTCACAAATTATCGTTGAACGGAAAAGATCGATTTGTTTATAAAGTGTTTTCAATCGatattttcccatttttttaatttaaaactttAGGACTTAATTTTTGAGTGGTAAGTTTGGGACTTAATTTTTGGAGCAAGTTTTGAGTCTATTTTTATTGGgttttataaaaatatttaaaaaatattataaattatagttttaaaaattattctgAATGGTTAATAAATGGTTGTGTTCATTATTAGTTTTGAGATCAAAGTTTTAGAAATCGAtctcttcccattttttgacAATATGTTGATCGATGGGCCCAGGACGGGCCCGGCGACACCATCTGGTGCtcgctactgctactgcttcgaaaacTTAAATGCAAGATTAAGCAAAACagggtttccttgtattttttaattaagagtATCTTAAAATCCTTAATTTTTAGTTTAAGAATTCTAGTAATTGTAAAAAATCACCTCTTTGAAACAGATTTATGTCCactaaataatattttcatcattacatttcaGCATTACAATCAAATTTGCATCGGTATTAGGATGGTGGTTAAGGACTCCGTCTAGAGATTTATGGATCCCACATAGCACCCGACGTCGTATGGACGTCCCTGCTAGGGACCAATGTCCCGAACTGGAATGGGATGTTGTAGCGACGTCGTAAAGAGGTCGTGGTAGGCCATtctgttttagttttttttctaagtccccAAAAGCCATTTTGGCCCCTATTATGTACGCCACTAGATGGCATGCACTATATTAAACTGCTTTTAATAAATCTTGATCGATGTGTTTTCTTAAGTGGTtttattgaaaataaattttttaaacaaatttataacagtttatttcaGTTTACTgcattattaaaataaaaaacaaaattaattttttgaaacagcAATGCCTCAATAAATGTTATCTGGCAATGCTTTTTCGTCTTTGTTCTGTTCTTCAACGACGCCAATCTGTCTTTGCTTCGcctccattctttttcaattgtgTCAGCAGTTATTCAAAGAAATTCATGAGGTAAGAAGATTTATAAAGGAAATGTATATGCTATTGAATAATTGAAACGTGTTTTGGTAGGTGATGCAGCGAAATTTTTGTAAGTGAAAACTGAAATTAACTTACTCTTTCATCTTGGATCTCATCCCGATAACTTATCAGGTATGCCCTATTCACAAGTTATAAAAAATTCTTGCTAATTATTTCTGAATTTTCTACAGGTTAGCCATTCTTGCTAATTGTTTTCTCGTTTGTGGACTTACCTTCATCATCTTGGTTTGGTCTCATCCCATCACAGTTCATAGGTCACAGTTCATCGGTCACAGTCATCAGTCAATCCGATCACTTATCAGGTATGCCCTATTCACAAGTTATAAAAAATTCTTGCTAATTATTTCTGAATTTTCTACAGGTTAGCCATTCTTGCtaattgttttctcttttgtggACTTACCTTCATCATCTTGGTTTGGTCTCATCCCATCACAGTTCATAGGTCACAGTTCATCGGTCACAGTCATCAGTCAATCCGATCACTTATCAGGTATGCCCTATTCACAAGTTATAAAAAATTCTTGCTAACTATTTCTGAATTTTCAGAGAAGCTTACAACACTCGAGGAATTGTAAAACTTAATCATGGAGTAAAGGATAACAAGATGTTATGTAAGaaaatttttgataaaatcGACGAACTtgagaaaaagctgaaaacaTCCCAAACCACAACAAACGAAAGCGATGAGGAGGACGATGACTTCCCAATTTGAAACATggatgatttcgattcagttaACTTGaaacttcaaaacaaaacaactcgTAAACAACTGGTAGGATCTAAAATTATTGTATTCTTATTACCAGAAACTTATTTTAACTATTTCAAATTCAACTTTTATCATTCCAGAGGATCCGCCTTGACTCTACTGGAAGAAAAAACGTCGGCGATATCGTCCgaaaaatttgtgttttctgCTTGAATAAAAAGTTTGCTCGAAACTTCAGTTGGGAAGGAAACAGAGGAAATATGTGTCTTAAAGACACAATGCTTGGCAAAGTCATGCTAGGTATCATTTAAAATAGTTTTATAGTACAAGCAGTCACGATAGACACAACTTCTAATTCTAATCTTTATTAAATTAATAGTTGTAATCCTTAAATATGAAAAacctaaaataaaaagtcatGAGGCGATATTGGCTATTCAAAATTGGCTGAAACATGCAAAGGATGGTATGAAAGCAGAGTTAACGGCGGCAGcggcagcaaaaaaaaaaggaggagaataaaaacaatgaaaaagaggATGATTCCGAAGAAGACAGAAGGCCACTACCATCTTCGTCCTCTGATGATGaagattaaaattttttcgttattcgATTAATATGTACCATGattgttgaaaataaaattcatggagtaacaaaaaccaattgtaacatttatttttttttattttttttttttgttaattatGAAAACCAATTAAAGCCCAATTTTAGTGGGGAAAAGGTTCAATTCTTGTCCTTATTCGAAATCCGAAAGACGTCTAAAGGATGTCAAATTGGGACTTCCATGGGATGTATCCTGGGTAGGACATTTGACCTGAATGGGACGTGACCTGGCCTGAAATTTAACGTCCTATGGATATCCCAATAGCCCATGAGAAACCTCCATAGGATGTCCCTCGGACGTCTCTGTGCTATGTGGGATATGACATCTTGAAGGaggaaaggaggaggagcgACTCTCATAAGGCCCTGCAGACAAAAGTGCCGAGATGCTGTTATTGCCGTTGGCAATAgatttgttcgttttttcgtCACTAGATGCGTAAGAGTACGTTTACACGTGATTTTCAGATGTTCAGTTCAGTTGCCATCGTTACGAGCTTTAGTCTGCGGCCCACtcagaaacatttaaaaagtGACTAAAACTTGAATAGT
This genomic interval from Daphnia magna isolate NIES linkage group LG8, ASM2063170v1.1, whole genome shotgun sequence contains the following:
- the LOC116935697 gene encoding uncharacterized protein LOC116935697 → MVYGLGGSQSVYAEALGRLKENYGKRDVMRAALMQALEKLSIYKQDPSSFRRFAEKTHTFLYDLFRIGESTTADVIERLCLRLPFADRLAWNTDRGGDLERRSLNEFGNWLCQRAMAYQNAYTIAAEQSQESQPRPKERFSTRSHAANADSNRNLSGGKAATPFYCFKCEGRHPIETCAQFKELTKNGSNSATARCNATQIKTAVGMVQAQVYDVDGNIVLANVFLDEGSDSTLFREGFIRKLRLDGTPHTFSVDGAGGVRSKYASRRVKARLRLFDGGEETLKGSTLPTVASPAPVLEWSALKQRWKHLQDLPLQPSGGRVDILLGSDQAHFTTALESRIGKKFEPTAILTRLGWIVRGVLGSGLLEAVVKSHAIFAADEDVDVLVQQMKRFCDSEEFGTEHQIPGMSESEKQAVQKLEAGTRRLDVGYEVPITWKTGEPNLSNNRSLAEKRMKFLLRQFYEDPIFKEDYRQAMEKNFKMGYAVYVEDPSDSQPEYYLAHHGVKKGKKWRVVFDAAAKFNGRCLNNSIHSGPALQNSLTSVIIKFREGEIAWASDVEAMFSRIRLRTEDSRYFRFLWNQRGETESRVCEMRRLPFGATCSPFIAIATTRRAAADFAGPSFVSKAIEHKMYVDDYLSSAKTIHLAIQEATEVQEALTAASLIEERSLDGDHEEKVLGVYWNPTTDVLTFKVSGLDTVFLTRVGLASKTVSLFDPQGMAAPMTLKAELKLRELQIQGLQWTDEVTGEAEHWWKKWFETLKQLNDLEIPRCLFEREDFIVRTELHSFRDASEEAYAAVVYLRNVYVDGTVLVRHVGASTKLAPKKTISIPKLELNAALLAARLVRTVQTALTRTIHARYLWTDSSTVRNRIRATASKYQVYVSHRIGEIQTLTEPQEWRFLPGRINPADVATRSTLREEIFPSYWWCGVEFLQHPEDRWPADLPWMVEVEEIRPVRANVVQCESSALDWEKMKITVEDIPALVKQQDPFLELVRRCQEEVYSAELSCLQKGKWIPSTSSLLTLSPILGKDGLIRLGGRAGRAQLPYEEIHPPVLPAGHKFTVNVVRAFHLMLKHVGTDYQISFIRQHFWIPRGRELVKKKKFMAELHGSRLEAGTPPFTRTACDLFGPLDVGLSRNRTAKRWGVLFTCLVTHAVYLELVTSLSSDDFLLILRRFIGLYGQPGVFHTDNGTNFVGAERELREAAEALFADPKLADFIRSKPMEWKFQPPRTPHFGGAHESLVKSTKRALYRALDSEKLKLQYPSEETLRTLLYEVAGLLNGRPLTAASNDPADF